The genomic interval ACCGGCAGACCCGTGGCCGGGGTGGGGCTCATGGTTAGGGTGGCGTTGAGTCGGGCGGCAGGCCCGGCAGCCGCCCGGACCGCCGAGGAAGGACCGTCATGACCCCCACCCGCATCGCCACCGAGAACGCCCCCGCCGCCGTTGGCCCCTACTCGCAGGCCGTCGAGGCGGGCGGCACCGTGTACATCTCCGGCCAGGTCCCGCTCGTGCCCGCCACCGGGCAGCTGGTCGACGGCGACATCCAGGCCCAGGCGGAGCAGGTGCTGCGCAACGTCGGCGCGATCCTTCAGGCCGCGGGCCTGGGCTACGGCGACGTCGTCAAGACCACGGTCCTGCTGGCCGACATCGCCGACTTCGCGGCGGTCAACGAGGTCTACTCGCGCTTCTTCACCGGCCCCGTCCTGCCGGCCCGCGCCGCCTTTCAGGTCGCCGCCCTGCCGCTGGGGGCCGGCGTGGAGATCGAGGCCGTCGCCGTCCGCTCCTGACGGAGGGGCCGACGGTGGGGTCGGCGCGGGCACACCCTGCCCCGATCGATAACCTGGTCGCACTCTTCGGAAAGGAAGGCCCAATGGTGGCACTCGGCGGACTCCGCTCCGTCCTCGCGCTGACGTCCAAGACCGCCGTCGGCGTGCTGCTGATCGCGCTGGCACCTTTGATGATTCTGTGGCCCTTCGGCCGCACCCACGCCCCACAGGTCGAGATCC from Actinomyces respiraculi carries:
- a CDS encoding RidA family protein, which produces MTPTRIATENAPAAVGPYSQAVEAGGTVYISGQVPLVPATGQLVDGDIQAQAEQVLRNVGAILQAAGLGYGDVVKTTVLLADIADFAAVNEVYSRFFTGPVLPARAAFQVAALPLGAGVEIEAVAVRS